A single genomic interval of Antarcticibacterium arcticum harbors:
- a CDS encoding DegT/DnrJ/EryC1/StrS family aminotransferase — MIPVTRTFLPPIDDYQFFLREIWASNQVANGGKLLFDLQRKIKEYLNSPNMVLTTNGTLPLQIALKVLGGQGEVITTPFSYVATTSTIVWENCTPVFVDINPEFLTIDETKIEAAITSKTTAILATHVFGNPCNVEEIEKIANKHHLKVIYDAAHCFGVKYKGRSLFEFGDISTCSFHATKLFHTGEGGAMFCKDKGLHNKLFYSHNFGHNGPLEFHGLGINAKMSELQAAMGLAVLPYVKDLIQSRKEIAELYDQYLNFKNLSRIVIRDDTEWNYSYYPVIFESEKQLLNTQKALNREDIFPRRYFYPSLNTLNYVGSAEMKISEDISKRILCLPVYKDLSKSDIEIISGIVNKM; from the coding sequence ATGATACCGGTAACCAGGACTTTTCTTCCCCCAATTGATGACTACCAATTCTTCCTCAGGGAAATATGGGCGAGCAACCAGGTTGCAAACGGAGGAAAATTGTTATTTGACCTACAAAGAAAGATAAAAGAATATCTGAATAGCCCTAATATGGTTCTTACCACAAATGGCACCCTGCCCCTTCAGATAGCACTAAAAGTTTTAGGTGGGCAGGGGGAAGTAATAACAACTCCATTTAGTTATGTAGCTACCACTTCTACGATAGTTTGGGAAAATTGTACGCCCGTGTTTGTAGATATAAATCCGGAATTCCTTACTATTGATGAAACAAAAATTGAAGCAGCTATAACCTCGAAAACTACCGCCATCCTTGCGACGCATGTGTTTGGGAACCCTTGCAATGTAGAAGAAATTGAGAAGATTGCAAACAAGCACCATTTAAAAGTTATCTATGATGCAGCCCATTGTTTTGGAGTTAAATATAAAGGCAGATCATTGTTCGAGTTTGGAGATATAAGTACCTGTAGTTTTCACGCAACCAAGCTTTTTCACACAGGGGAAGGAGGTGCGATGTTTTGTAAAGATAAGGGACTGCATAACAAACTATTTTACAGTCATAATTTCGGACATAATGGCCCGCTTGAATTTCACGGTTTGGGAATAAATGCCAAAATGAGTGAACTACAGGCTGCTATGGGACTGGCTGTTCTGCCATATGTTAAAGATTTAATTCAAAGCCGGAAAGAAATTGCTGAACTTTATGATCAATATTTAAATTTTAAAAATCTAAGCAGGATCGTGATCCGGGACGACACTGAATGGAACTACAGTTATTACCCGGTAATATTTGAAAGTGAAAAACAATTATTAAATACTCAGAAGGCACTAAACCGGGAAGATATATTCCCCAGAAGATATTTTTATCCTTCATTGAACACCTTGAATTACGTAGGTTCTGCTGAAATGAAAATATCAGAAGATATTTCAAAAAGAATTCTATGTTTACCTGTTTATAAAGATCTCAGTAAGTCGGATATTGAAATTATTTCCGGAATTGTAAATAAAATGTAA
- a CDS encoding SDR family oxidoreductase: protein MHKEQFNQLSSSKILVTGGAGFIGSNLCEKLLELGANVICLDNFSTGKRENLFAVINNPNFTLIEGDIRNLETCAKASKGVNYILHQAALGSVPRSLKDPITTNEVNVSGFLNMLVAARDAKVKRFVYAASSSTYGDSENLPKVEDVIGKPLSPYAITKYVNELYADIFKSAYDLDTIGLRYFNVFGRKQDPNGAYAAVIPKFVIQLMRHESPVINGDGTYSRDFTYIDNVIQMNLLAITSENKEAVNQVYNTAVGDRTNLLELTTLLKEYLSKYDPEIAEVDIKHGPNRAGDIPHSLASIEKAQTLLGYEPEFEIKKGLKEAVDWYWKNLK from the coding sequence ATGCACAAAGAACAATTTAATCAATTGAGTTCTTCAAAAATATTAGTTACCGGGGGTGCCGGGTTTATTGGATCCAATCTTTGCGAGAAACTATTAGAGCTTGGCGCAAACGTAATTTGCCTGGACAATTTTTCGACCGGCAAAAGAGAAAATCTATTTGCTGTAATAAATAATCCCAACTTTACCTTAATTGAAGGAGATATCCGTAACCTGGAAACCTGCGCTAAAGCCTCAAAAGGTGTTAATTATATTTTACACCAGGCTGCTTTAGGCTCTGTTCCACGTTCATTAAAAGATCCCATTACAACCAATGAGGTTAATGTTTCAGGATTTTTAAATATGCTGGTTGCCGCCAGAGACGCCAAGGTAAAACGCTTTGTGTATGCGGCAAGTTCCTCTACTTATGGGGATTCAGAGAATCTTCCAAAAGTGGAAGATGTGATTGGGAAACCGCTATCTCCATATGCAATTACCAAATATGTGAACGAATTATATGCTGATATTTTTAAAAGCGCATATGATCTTGATACTATAGGCCTTAGATATTTTAATGTTTTTGGTAGGAAACAGGATCCTAATGGTGCGTATGCCGCGGTAATTCCAAAATTTGTAATTCAGTTAATGCGTCACGAATCTCCGGTTATAAATGGTGACGGCACTTATTCCCGTGATTTTACTTATATAGATAATGTGATCCAGATGAATCTTCTGGCGATCACTTCTGAAAATAAGGAAGCGGTTAACCAGGTATATAATACTGCCGTTGGCGATCGAACAAATTTGTTGGAACTTACGACGCTTTTAAAGGAGTATTTATCTAAATATGATCCCGAAATCGCAGAGGTTGATATCAAGCACGGACCAAACCGCGCCGGTGATATTCCACATTCATTAGCCTCCATAGAGAAAGCCCAGACATTGCTGGGATATGAACCTGAGTTCGAAATAAAAAAGGGCTTGAAAGAAGCGGTTGATTGGTATTGGAAGAATCTAAAGTGA
- the rfbA gene encoding glucose-1-phosphate thymidylyltransferase RfbA — MKGIILAGGTGTRLYPITKGISKQLLAIYDKPMIYYPLSVLMLAGIREILIISTPEDLPNFEKLLGDGRRLGMEFSYKAQPSPDGLAQAFILGEEFLGDEDVCLILGDNIFFGQGFGELLKRVVKNIKEQNKATVFGYYVQDPGRYGVVDFNKDGKVLSIQEKPASPKSNFAVTGLYFYPNSVVQIAKKIKPSQRGELEITTVNKSYLDRGLLNVELLGRGYAWLDTGTHDSMLEASNFIQTIEKRQGLKIACLEEIAWRKGYITKEEIQQIALEYKNNEYGDYLKKITISEIDL, encoded by the coding sequence ATGAAAGGAATTATTCTGGCCGGTGGCACCGGCACCCGACTTTATCCAATTACGAAAGGAATATCAAAGCAACTTCTTGCTATTTATGATAAACCTATGATTTACTATCCACTATCTGTACTTATGCTCGCTGGAATTAGAGAAATTTTGATCATTTCCACTCCTGAGGATTTGCCAAATTTTGAAAAATTATTAGGTGATGGAAGAAGATTAGGTATGGAATTTTCCTATAAAGCTCAACCCTCTCCAGATGGCTTGGCACAAGCATTCATTTTAGGAGAAGAGTTTTTAGGAGATGAGGATGTTTGTCTTATATTGGGTGATAATATTTTCTTCGGACAGGGGTTTGGCGAATTATTAAAAAGAGTAGTTAAAAATATAAAGGAGCAAAATAAAGCTACTGTATTTGGTTATTATGTCCAGGACCCCGGAAGGTATGGGGTTGTAGATTTCAATAAAGACGGAAAAGTATTGAGTATTCAAGAAAAACCTGCCTCACCAAAAAGTAATTTCGCGGTCACAGGATTGTATTTTTATCCAAATTCAGTTGTACAAATAGCTAAAAAAATAAAGCCGAGTCAGCGGGGTGAGTTGGAGATCACCACTGTAAATAAATCCTATTTAGACCGGGGATTATTAAATGTTGAGTTACTAGGGAGGGGCTATGCATGGCTAGATACAGGTACTCATGATTCGATGTTGGAAGCCTCCAATTTTATTCAGACAATAGAGAAAAGGCAAGGCCTTAAAATAGCTTGTTTGGAGGAAATTGCATGGAGAAAGGGGTATATTACTAAAGAGGAAATACAGCAAATAGCCCTAGAGTATAAAAATAATGAATATGGTGACTATTTGAAAAAAATAACAATAAGTGAAATTGACTTGTAA